One window of Thermocoleostomius sinensis A174 genomic DNA carries:
- a CDS encoding NfeD family protein — translation MKTTSPQRVKLFPKNVYGTVEKRITPTQPGRVRFQGSTWKARFYGAACPVLVPGDAVKVVGLEGITLLVLPKGDASDTPDR, via the coding sequence ATGAAGACAACCTCGCCTCAGCGCGTCAAGTTGTTCCCTAAGAATGTCTACGGTACGGTTGAGAAGCGTATCACCCCTACACAGCCAGGACGAGTGCGGTTTCAAGGCAGCACCTGGAAGGCTCGATTTTATGGAGCAGCGTGTCCGGTGCTGGTTCCTGGGGACGCTGTCAAAGTGGTTGGGCTAGAAGGAATTACCCTCCTGGTTCTGCCTAAAGGGGATGCATCCGACACCCCCGATCGGTAG
- a CDS encoding thioredoxin domain-containing protein yields MSLSVIKFSSEDCGLCHKMSFYDQKVAEELGLDFVDVKMQDTATYRKYRKILLAQYPDKAEMGWPTYIICDSPDGEFKIVGEVKGAHPKGEFRSKLQEVVAQMN; encoded by the coding sequence ATGAGTCTAAGCGTAATTAAATTCTCTTCGGAAGATTGTGGACTTTGCCACAAGATGTCGTTTTATGATCAAAAAGTTGCTGAGGAACTTGGTCTAGACTTTGTTGATGTCAAGATGCAAGACACAGCCACCTATCGCAAATACCGCAAAATTTTGCTGGCCCAATATCCTGACAAAGCGGAAATGGGCTGGCCGACCTACATCATTTGTGATTCGCCTGACGGCGAATTTAAGATTGTGGGGGAGGTGAAAGGAGCACACCCCAAGGGGGAATTTCGATCGAAATTGCAAGAGGTAGTGGCGCAGATGAATTAG
- the nfi gene encoding deoxyribonuclease V (cleaves DNA at apurinic or apyrimidinic sites), translating to MDLHHQHDWNLTPEEAIALQQSLQQAVITLDQFQSIDTVAGVDVGFEDAGHTTRAAVAVLSFPGLQLQEQTIARRPTTFPYIPGLLSFREVPAVLDALEKLHILPDLLLCDGQGTAHPRRFGIACHLGLLTNIPSIGVAKSLLVGNHADILDEKGAWQPLQHKGETIGAALRTRPKTKPLYISPGHRVSLETAIDYVLRCTTKYRLPETTRFAHKLASETPASELEKLEKKQAMATPLESEQLNLF from the coding sequence ATGGACTTGCATCATCAACACGACTGGAATTTAACACCAGAGGAAGCGATCGCCCTCCAGCAATCCTTGCAGCAGGCTGTCATTACGCTTGATCAGTTCCAGAGCATTGATACGGTCGCAGGCGTAGATGTGGGGTTTGAAGATGCAGGTCATACCACTCGGGCAGCTGTCGCTGTTTTAAGCTTTCCAGGTCTACAGTTACAGGAACAGACGATCGCCCGTCGTCCTACCACCTTTCCCTATATTCCTGGGCTGCTGTCGTTTCGCGAGGTTCCTGCCGTATTGGATGCATTGGAAAAATTGCACATTCTACCTGACCTATTGCTGTGCGACGGTCAAGGAACTGCCCATCCACGTCGGTTTGGCATAGCTTGCCACTTGGGGTTGCTCACTAACATTCCTAGCATTGGTGTAGCTAAATCGCTGTTGGTGGGAAACCATGCCGACATACTCGATGAAAAAGGCGCTTGGCAACCGCTCCAGCACAAAGGAGAGACGATCGGAGCCGCCTTACGCACTCGCCCTAAAACCAAACCACTATACATTTCTCCGGGGCATCGGGTGAGTTTAGAAACAGCGATCGATTATGTGTTGCGCTGCACAACCAAATATCGCCTGCCAGAAACGACCCGCTTTGCCCACAAACTCGCCTCTGAAACCCCCGCTTCGGAGTTAGAGAAACTAGAAAAGAAGCAAGCAATGGCGACTCCTTTGGAAAGCGAACAGCTAAATCTTTTTTAA
- a CDS encoding UDP-glucose dehydrogenase family protein: protein MRVCVIGTGYVGLVTGVCLAHIGHDVVCVDNNEEKVKLMQSGQSPIFEPGLSELMQGAIQSQRIHFTSDLGAGVSHGDILFIAVGTPPLPTGESDTRYVEAVARGIGEHLNGGYKVIVNKSTVPIGSGDWVRMLVLDGVAERQKELVAAGGGTATEITADFDVVSNPEFLREGCAIYDTFNPDRIVLGSNGQRAISMMKELYAPIVSREFAEDKSLPTVPVLVTDLSSAEMIKYAANAFLATKISFINEVANICDRVGADVTQVAKGIGLDSRIGNKFLQAGIGWGGSCFPKDVSALIHTADDYGYEAQLLKSAVSVNQRQRLLAVEKLQQVLKILKGKTVGLLGLTFKPDTDDMRDAPALDIIEQLHRLGTKVKAFDPLVSQSGMRHGLSNVLVETDPERLADGCDALVLVTDWKQFRSLDFAKMATLMTTPIIIDGRNFLDQDVVEKAGFRYVGIGRRG, encoded by the coding sequence ATGCGTGTTTGTGTCATTGGTACTGGATACGTTGGCTTGGTAACAGGTGTTTGTTTGGCTCACATCGGGCACGATGTTGTTTGCGTTGATAACAACGAAGAGAAAGTAAAACTGATGCAGTCTGGGCAGTCTCCCATTTTTGAGCCAGGATTGTCTGAGTTGATGCAAGGAGCCATTCAGTCACAGCGGATTCACTTCACAAGCGATTTAGGTGCGGGCGTCTCCCATGGCGATATCTTGTTTATCGCCGTAGGCACTCCTCCTTTACCAACGGGAGAAAGCGACACTCGCTATGTAGAAGCAGTGGCACGCGGCATTGGAGAGCACCTGAACGGTGGATACAAAGTTATTGTCAATAAGTCAACTGTGCCCATTGGCTCTGGAGACTGGGTGCGAATGCTGGTGCTAGATGGTGTAGCAGAGCGACAGAAAGAACTCGTGGCGGCGGGCGGTGGAACGGCTACCGAAATCACCGCTGATTTTGATGTAGTCAGCAATCCTGAATTTCTGCGGGAAGGCTGCGCTATCTACGATACCTTCAACCCCGATCGCATTGTGCTCGGTAGCAACGGTCAGCGGGCTATCTCGATGATGAAAGAACTATATGCGCCGATCGTGTCGCGGGAGTTTGCCGAAGACAAATCCCTGCCAACGGTTCCCGTTCTTGTGACTGACCTAAGCTCAGCTGAGATGATTAAGTACGCTGCCAACGCCTTTTTGGCCACCAAAATCAGTTTCATCAACGAAGTCGCCAACATTTGCGATCGGGTAGGCGCAGATGTGACGCAAGTGGCTAAAGGAATTGGTCTGGACTCGCGCATTGGCAACAAGTTTCTGCAAGCTGGCATTGGTTGGGGCGGTTCCTGCTTCCCGAAAGATGTGTCTGCTTTGATTCACACTGCTGACGATTATGGCTATGAAGCGCAGTTGCTTAAGTCGGCGGTCAGTGTGAACCAACGACAGCGCCTGCTAGCAGTGGAAAAACTGCAACAAGTGTTGAAAATCCTCAAGGGTAAAACCGTTGGTTTATTGGGCTTGACCTTCAAACCTGATACCGATGACATGCGCGATGCGCCCGCTCTCGACATCATCGAACAACTGCATCGGCTGGGAACGAAGGTGAAAGCGTTTGATCCACTGGTATCTCAGAGTGGAATGCGGCACGGCTTGTCCAACGTCCTAGTAGAAACTGACCCAGAGCGGTTGGCAGATGGCTGTGATGCGTTGGTGTTGGTGACAGATTGGAAACAATTCCGCAGCCTTGATTTTGCCAAGATGGCGACGTTGATGACTACACCAATCATCATTGACGGTCGTAACTTTTTGGATCAAGACGTGGTTGAGAAAGCTGGATTCCGCTATGTGGGCATTGGTCGGCGCGGCTAA
- a CDS encoding UDP-glucuronic acid decarboxylase family protein — MRILVTGGAGFIGSHLIDRLMEQGHDVLCLDNFYTGHKRNILKWFNHPNFELIRHDVTEPIRLEVDQIYHLACPASPVHYQYNPVKTIKTNVMGTLNMLGLAKRVKARFLLASTSEVYGDPEMHPQTEEYRGNVNPIGIRSCYDEGKRVAETLAFDYHRQNDVDIRIVRIFNTYGPRMLENDGRVVSNFVVQALRGQPLTVYGNGSQTRSFCYVSDLVEGIMRLMNSDFIGPVNLGNPDEYTILQLAQAVQQMVNPDVAIDFKPLPQDDPRRRKPDITRAKTHLDWQPTVPLQEGLQRTIEDFRARLTEAAQSDKDKTEAPLQI; from the coding sequence ATGCGAATTTTAGTCACAGGTGGCGCCGGCTTTATTGGATCTCACCTTATCGATCGGTTAATGGAGCAAGGCCATGACGTTCTTTGCCTCGACAACTTCTACACCGGACATAAGCGCAATATTCTCAAATGGTTTAATCATCCCAACTTTGAACTGATTCGGCACGATGTCACCGAACCCATTCGCTTAGAAGTCGATCAAATTTATCATTTGGCTTGTCCAGCTTCGCCTGTGCACTACCAGTACAACCCCGTTAAAACCATCAAAACCAACGTCATGGGTACGTTAAATATGCTGGGATTAGCTAAACGGGTGAAAGCTAGATTTCTGCTGGCTTCGACCTCGGAAGTGTATGGCGATCCAGAAATGCACCCTCAAACCGAAGAATATCGCGGCAATGTCAACCCGATCGGCATTCGCAGTTGCTATGACGAAGGCAAACGAGTAGCAGAAACCCTGGCGTTTGACTACCATCGTCAAAATGATGTGGACATCCGCATCGTCCGTATTTTTAATACCTATGGCCCCCGCATGTTGGAAAACGACGGTCGAGTCGTCAGCAATTTTGTGGTGCAAGCGCTACGCGGGCAACCCTTGACCGTCTATGGAAACGGGTCTCAAACCCGCAGCTTCTGCTACGTCTCTGACTTGGTAGAAGGTATTATGCGCTTGATGAACAGCGACTTTATTGGCCCAGTTAATTTAGGCAATCCAGACGAGTACACGATTCTGCAACTGGCTCAAGCGGTGCAGCAAATGGTTAACCCGGATGTGGCGATCGACTTTAAGCCCTTGCCCCAAGATGATCCCCGCCGCCGTAAACCCGATATTACACGAGCTAAAACCCATCTAGATTGGCAACCTACCGTGCCGCTGCAAGAAGGACTGCAACGTACGATTGAAGACTTCCGGGCACGGCTCACTGAAGCGGCTCAATCTGACAAAGACAAAACAGAAGCCCCCCTACAAATTTAG
- the dprA gene encoding DNA-processing protein DprA has translation MAQERAFWLAWSQIPGIGAILIRRLHQHFGTLEAAWDAGLTELATVDGVGRQIAETIVAERRNLDPVELLEQHQTTNPNFWTLSDPDYPRLLREIPDPPPVLYFRGRVSPPENQGLLPAIAIVGTRKPSDYGRRWTRKLSATLTKAGFTVVSGLAAGVDTEAHHTCLATAGRTIAVLGTGVDVIYPWFNHKLAEQIVSQGLLLSEHPAGTQPDRSHFPRRNRIIAGLCRATLIVEAPERSGALITARFANDYGREVYVLPGSLDNSRSKGCLELLNQGAQVILGEQELLNGLGLLPNLPPLASSVSLAPSSSTQLTMFAEESLVGLELAPELRQVLQSMPLEPVTVDWLVEQTGLDAGTVLSVLSQLELMDLASMLPGMQYQRRLRSNVQDDF, from the coding sequence TTGGCACAAGAGCGGGCTTTCTGGCTTGCTTGGTCGCAAATTCCTGGAATTGGGGCCATTCTCATTCGCCGCCTTCACCAACATTTTGGTACGCTTGAAGCAGCTTGGGATGCAGGGTTAACAGAGCTTGCGACCGTAGACGGGGTTGGGCGGCAAATAGCCGAAACGATTGTCGCTGAGCGGCGCAATCTAGATCCAGTTGAGCTTTTGGAGCAGCATCAAACTACAAACCCTAACTTTTGGACGTTGTCTGATCCAGATTATCCTCGGCTACTGCGGGAAATTCCTGATCCGCCTCCCGTTCTCTACTTCCGCGGTCGAGTCAGTCCCCCAGAAAATCAAGGACTGTTACCGGCTATTGCAATCGTGGGAACGCGCAAACCCTCAGACTATGGTAGACGGTGGACGCGCAAACTCAGTGCCACGTTAACCAAAGCTGGATTCACCGTTGTGTCCGGCTTAGCAGCAGGGGTCGATACGGAAGCCCATCATACCTGCCTAGCGACCGCGGGACGGACGATCGCCGTATTAGGCACGGGTGTAGATGTGATCTATCCTTGGTTTAACCACAAGCTCGCGGAACAAATTGTCTCGCAGGGGTTGCTATTGAGTGAGCATCCAGCCGGAACACAACCCGATCGCTCTCACTTTCCGCGTCGCAACCGAATTATTGCTGGATTATGCCGAGCGACCCTAATTGTTGAAGCACCTGAACGATCGGGGGCCCTGATCACGGCTCGGTTTGCCAATGACTATGGACGCGAGGTCTACGTTTTGCCTGGTTCACTCGATAATTCTCGTTCTAAAGGCTGTTTAGAACTGCTTAACCAAGGTGCTCAGGTCATTCTAGGCGAACAAGAGCTATTAAATGGGCTAGGACTGTTACCAAACTTGCCGCCCCTTGCCTCGTCGGTGTCGCTTGCCCCATCCTCTTCAACGCAACTGACTATGTTTGCCGAAGAGAGTTTGGTTGGGCTTGAGCTTGCACCAGAATTACGGCAGGTGTTGCAGTCCATGCCCCTAGAGCCAGTCACGGTTGATTGGCTAGTCGAACAAACCGGATTAGATGCTGGAACCGTGCTTAGTGTCCTGTCTCAACTTGAACTGATGGATTTAGCTTCAATGTTGCCAGGAATGCAATATCAGCGGAGATTGCGATCGAACGTTCAAGACGATTTCTAG
- the fabD gene encoding ACP S-malonyltransferase, which translates to MTKTAWVFPGQGSQAIGMGADLYEFPEAQSKFEQAEQILGWSVPAVCQDEGDKVSKTLYTQPCLYVIESILADLMWEQGQRPELMTGHSLGEFVALYAAKVFDFETGLRLVKRRAELMDAASEGIMAALLGFDRDQLEQQISQTPDVVLANDNNAGQVVISGTEAAVESVLANVKSRRAVKLNVSGAFHSPLMSAAATEFQQALEAITFRAAHVPILSNVDPTPVTEGIVLKDRLIRQMTGSVRWREITLQLADKGIDRIIEIGPGKVLTGIIRRTCPDIALENVSSLAEIPGREDS; encoded by the coding sequence ATGACTAAGACGGCATGGGTGTTTCCAGGACAAGGTTCGCAGGCAATCGGTATGGGTGCTGATCTGTATGAATTCCCTGAAGCCCAATCCAAGTTTGAGCAAGCTGAACAAATATTGGGCTGGTCTGTGCCGGCGGTTTGCCAAGACGAAGGCGATAAGGTCTCCAAAACCCTCTACACCCAGCCTTGTCTGTATGTGATCGAAAGCATCTTAGCTGATCTGATGTGGGAGCAAGGGCAACGTCCTGAATTAATGACAGGGCATAGTTTAGGTGAATTTGTGGCGCTCTATGCTGCTAAAGTATTTGATTTTGAAACTGGACTGCGGCTGGTGAAACGTCGGGCCGAGTTGATGGATGCTGCCTCGGAAGGGATCATGGCGGCTCTGTTGGGGTTCGATCGCGACCAGCTAGAGCAACAAATTTCCCAAACTCCAGACGTGGTATTGGCAAACGACAATAATGCCGGACAGGTGGTGATTTCGGGAACCGAGGCAGCGGTGGAATCTGTCTTGGCTAATGTTAAATCCAGACGGGCCGTGAAGCTCAACGTCAGTGGCGCGTTTCACTCTCCACTGATGTCCGCAGCGGCGACAGAATTTCAACAAGCGCTAGAAGCTATTACCTTTCGAGCGGCTCACGTACCCATTCTATCTAATGTTGATCCCACTCCCGTCACCGAAGGTATTGTGCTCAAAGATCGATTGATTCGCCAAATGACAGGATCGGTGCGCTGGCGCGAAATCACCCTGCAATTGGCTGACAAAGGCATCGATCGCATTATCGAAATTGGCCCAGGCAAAGTCCTCACAGGCATCATCAGACGCACCTGCCCCGATATCGCGTTAGAAAACGTGAGTAGCCTAGCGGAAATACCGGGAAGGGAAGATAGTTGA